The following coding sequences are from one Chaetodon trifascialis isolate fChaTrf1 chromosome 24, fChaTrf1.hap1, whole genome shotgun sequence window:
- the r3hdm1 gene encoding R3H domain-containing protein 1 isoform X4, producing MRMSDTVDSDMMKVSEAADTVSSPKDSATKSEVTDQSQSSRDEHGSNNKRDAQDGFLLQPFDKEDRATQDQAEKEDKCDKVDKPEKTPRKMLSRDSSQDYTDSTGIDLHEFLVNTLKGNPRDRIMLLKLEQDILDFISNNESQKRKFPPMTPYHRMLLHRVAAYFGMDHNVDPSGKSVVINKTTNTRIPDQKFSEHIKDDRADDFQKRYILKRDNSSFDREDSTIRMRLKADKRSKSMEEREEEYQRARERIFAHDGDQFILDRSAQDEDACMSTQQRRQMFRLRAGRSGASRQSSSETETLPRHGEPRPWSSTDSSDSSNRLAPRPAITKASSFSGISPGLVRGDSTASSKSTGRLSKTGSESCSSVGSSSSSLSRPQLPLPVSASSWSNIPSTPLIHPAADTRGPGHPEMIKSVPSQPPSATDATNYYVLPLEASGIPPGSVLVNPHTGKPFIHPDGSTVVYNPTTVAPAAGRNPQQGKPPQQPMAAPAHQQPTNHLHSQPDALNAQFSHMTLAQQQPGDSGASVPEARHYPTVYHHPSSVVLQGAPPQQQVASYMVAGPSGGHPGVLQGQAVALQTPGPNNAYPSSTPGPAAFPGSALNQPLLQQHAYIQQPVQQMSTCYCSSAHHPHCSSQQQQQQQQQQQQQQHYRPPINSLPYNCPQSQNLPQQQVHQAVMPNPASSYQTIVGVQPTPNLALTGNQQSNMGNQMQGMMVQYPPMQSYQVSVPQQTYQQPVFVSCQPGQGAVAVAGMQPCYSLLPPNQHTTMSSTVSFLPAQMMEQLQFPQTSSPCVSQQHPGQQYAGLLPPGPSSGMVMLQMTAPPCQQPRAPSPCQRKQPNYKHPGAEHQRSRRPAELPPPPDNTQSSLPSSPALTPLPGQPPSVKGLPSGISSIPVMAHHPQLPTAFCHSGQGEAHYSLLGQPLQYKPAIRPPLIHTAHMVAKHQGPLGVWRSGHGRKASRKPLSSDLSVGEAVSSQILEVTDPPEGISCADSHHLLAELCKGGELIQRLSDHQPRLCSTTRDAPSGDLASSYSIFSMLPSRFAAPSAALHHGGPQATFKLRTSTRHKGELCDSDKAGS from the exons ATTCCAGTCAAGACTACACAGATTCAACCGGCATCGATCTCCATGAGTTCCTGGTCAACACTCTGAAGGGCAACCCCAG gGATCGAATCATGCTACTGAAGCTGGAGCAGGACATCTTGGACTTCATCAGCAATAATGA GAGCCAAAAGAGAAAATTCCCACCCATGACGCCCTATCACAGGATGCTGTTACATCGAGTGGCAGCCTACTTTGGCATGGACCACAATGTGGACCCCAGTGGGAAGTCAGTGGTGATCAACAAAACCACCAACACAAGAAT ACCCGATCAGAAATTCTCAGAGCACATCAAGGATGACAGGGCGGACGATTTTCAGAAACGCTACATTCTCAAACGAGACAACTCCAGCTTTGATCGTGAAGACAGCACg ATTCGAATGCGTTTGAAAGCTGACAAGAGGAGCAAAtcgatggaggagagggaggaggagtaCCAACGAGCCAGAGAAAGGATATTTGCACATGAT GGAGATCAGTTCATACTAGACAGAAG CGCTCAGGATGAAGACGCATGCATGAGCACCCAACAGAGGCGGCAAATGTTCAG GTTAAGAGCCGGTCGCTCAGGCGCCAGCCGGCAGAGCAGCTCCGAGACAGAAACTCTGCCGCGGCACGGGGAGCCTCGGCCGTGGAGCAGCACCGACAGCTCGGACAGCTCCAACCGCCTCGCCCCGCGGCCCGCCATCACCAAGGCCAGCAGCTTCAGCGGCATCTCACCCGGCCTCGTCCGCGGGGACAGCACGGCCAGCAGCAAGAGCACCGGGAGGCTGTCCAAAACAG GTTCAGAATCATGCAGTAGCGTCGGCTCCTCGTCCAGCTCACTATCCCGTCCCCAGCTGCCTCTCCCAGTTTCAGCCTCATCCTGGTCCAACATCCCCAGCACCCCCTTGATCCACCCGGCTGCTGACACTAGAGGCCCTGGACACCCTGAGATGATCAAGAGCGTCCCTTCACAGCCGCCATCTGCTACAGATGCAACAAACTATTATGTGTTGCCGCTGGAAGCCTCAGGGATACCACCCGGCAGCGTTCTGGTCAACCCACACACAG GCAAGCCTTTCATCCACCCCGACGGCAGCACTGTAGTTTATAACCCGACCACTGTCGCCCCGGCTGCTGGCAGGAACCCACAGCAGGGGAAACCCCCACAGCAGCCAATGGCTGCCCCAGCACATCAGCAGCCAACCAATCACCTCCACTCGCAG CCTGACGCCCTCAATGCCCAGTTCAGTCACATGACTCTGGCGCAGCAGCAGCCCGGCGACAGCGGGGCTTCAGTTCCGGAAGCCCGCCACTATCCCACTGTGTACCACCACCCCTCCTCTGTGGTACTGCAGGGAGCccctccacagcagcaggtcGCTAGCTACATGGTGGCAGGACCATCGGGAGGACACCCAGGGGTGCTACAAGGTCAGGCTGTTGCGCTGCAGACCCCGGGCCCCAACAATGCATATCCCAGCTCCACCCCGGGCCCCGCTGCTTTTCCCGGGTCCGCGCTGAACCAGCCGCTGCTCCAGCAACACGCATACATCCAACAGCCTGTCCAGCAG ATGTCCACGTGTTACTGCTCTTCAGCGCACCACCCCCACTgctccagccagcagcagcagcagcagcagcagcagcagcagcagcagcagcactaccGGCCCCCCATCAACTCGCTGCCCTATAACTGCCCTCAGAGCCAAAACCTGCCCCAGCAACAAG TGCACCAAGCCGTGATGCCAAACCCAGCGTCCAGCTACCAGACCATAGTGGGCGTACAGCCAACACCCAACCTCGCTCTCACTGGCAACCAGCAAAGCAATATGGGCAACCAGATGCAAGGCATGATGGTCCAGTACCCTCCAATGCAGTCTTATCAG GTTTCTGTACCACAGCAGACGTACCAGCAGCCGGTGTTTGTGTCCTGTCAGCCAGGACAGGGGGCAGTGGCTGTTGCTGGCATGCAGCCCTGCTACAGCCTGCTACCCCCGAACCAGCACACCACCATGAG TTCCACCGTGAGTTTCCTGCCGGCCCAGATGATGGAGCAGCTCCAGTTTCCTCAGACCTCATCACCCTGCGTCTCCCAGCAGCACCCGGGCCAGCAGTATGCAG ggttaTTACCCCCAGGCCCCAGCAGCGGCATGGTGATGCTGCAAATGACAGCACCCCCCTGCCAGCAGCCCCGGGCCCCCTCCCCCTGCCAGCGGAAGCAGCCCAACTACAAACACCCGGGCGCCGAGCACCAGCGCAGCCGCAGGCCTGCTGAGCTCCCCCCGCCTCCAGACAACACCCAG AGCAGCTTGCCCTCGTCTCCGGCACTCACTCCCTTGCCAGGTCAGCCGCCCAGCGTCAAGGGCCTCCCATCAGGCATCTCGTCCATCCCTGTCATGGCCCACCACCCGCAGCTCCCTACAGCGTTCTGCCACAGTGGACAAG GTGAAGCCCACTACTCTCTACTGGGCCAGCCTCTGCAGTACAAACCCGCCATCAGACCTCCGCTGATCCACACTGCCCACATGGTGGCCAAAcaccag GGTCCACTGGGGGTTTGGCGTAGCGGTCATGGGAGGAAGGCCAGCAGGAAACCTCTGTCTTCAGATCTCAGTGTAGGTGAAGCAG tgagcAGTCAGATCCTGGAAGTGACAGATCCTCCAGAGGGGATCAGCTGTGCAGACTCCCACCACCTCCTGGCAGAGCTCTGCAAAGGGGGCGAATTGATCCAGCGGCTGTCGGATCATCAGCCCCGGCTGTGCAGCACAACCAGAGACGCTCCCAGCGGGGACCTGGCCTCATCATACTCCATCTTCTCCATGCTTCCCTCCAGATTCGCTGCCCCGAGCGCCGCGCTCCACCACGGCGGCCCCCAGGCTACCTTTAAACTCCGAACTAGTACCAGACACAAAGGGGAGCTGTGCGACTCGGACAAAGCCGGCTCATAG